A DNA window from Candidatus Sulfidibacterium hydrothermale contains the following coding sequences:
- the galK gene encoding galactokinase, translated as MPYFCPKKRETLNTETFLATFLPQINGTDRFLFFAPGRINLMGDHTDYTEGLVLPAALSVGTYLFVKLIPEQEIQFHSLNYNEKITLPFDLLSVPQKKWTDYPAGILVEMEQKGWQKQGLELTFFSDVPLNAGLSSSAAIETVTAFAIQQIFSIELSKKELVLLAQRAEHHFAGVQCGIMDQYTAVFGKPGKALLLDCHEINHKETDASFTGYDFVAVNTNVKHSLVQSVYNQRVEELNRVKEIINSFFDVPYLGMLRGEDHEWLDKLVEDTTLKNRLRHVVNENTRVEVAAELLEQQNARAFGELMYASHDSLAFDFEVSCEELDFLVQAASQIEGTAGARMTGAGFGGCTLNLVKHEAVSGFSEEIKTKYKEETGKEASVYLLSLSGKMKSFS; from the coding sequence ATGCCTTACTTTTGCCCGAAAAAAAGAGAGACATTGAATACAGAAACTTTCCTAGCGACTTTTCTTCCGCAGATAAACGGGACCGATCGTTTTCTTTTTTTTGCCCCGGGCCGGATAAATTTAATGGGTGATCACACCGATTACACCGAAGGACTGGTATTGCCAGCCGCCCTTTCTGTCGGAACTTATCTGTTTGTAAAACTTATTCCGGAACAGGAAATACAGTTTCATTCTCTAAATTACAACGAAAAAATTACTCTTCCGTTCGATTTACTTTCTGTTCCGCAAAAAAAATGGACCGATTATCCGGCAGGTATTTTGGTTGAGATGGAGCAGAAAGGCTGGCAAAAACAAGGACTGGAACTCACCTTTTTCAGTGATGTACCCCTGAATGCCGGACTTTCCAGTTCGGCAGCCATCGAAACAGTAACCGCTTTTGCCATTCAGCAGATCTTTTCGATCGAGCTGTCCAAAAAAGAGCTTGTTTTACTGGCTCAACGGGCCGAGCACCATTTTGCCGGGGTTCAATGCGGAATTATGGATCAATATACTGCCGTATTTGGAAAACCGGGAAAAGCCCTTTTGCTGGATTGTCACGAGATAAACCATAAAGAAACCGATGCTTCCTTTACCGGTTATGATTTTGTGGCGGTCAATACCAACGTAAAACACAGTCTGGTTCAATCGGTTTACAACCAAAGGGTAGAAGAACTCAACCGGGTGAAAGAAATTATCAATTCGTTTTTTGATGTTCCCTACCTGGGCATGTTGCGGGGTGAAGACCACGAGTGGTTAGACAAACTGGTAGAAGACACCACGCTCAAAAACCGTTTACGGCATGTCGTAAACGAGAACACCCGGGTAGAAGTAGCGGCAGAACTGTTAGAACAGCAAAATGCCCGGGCTTTTGGTGAATTGATGTATGCATCGCACGATTCGCTGGCTTTTGATTTTGAGGTAAGCTGTGAAGAATTAGACTTTTTGGTACAGGCCGCTTCTCAAATCGAAGGAACTGCCGGAGCACGGATGACCGGCGCCGGCTTCGGAGGTTGTACTTTAAACCTGGTTAAGCACGAGGCCGTTTCCGGTTTTTCAGAAGAAATCAAAACGAAATACAAAGAAGAAACCGGAAAAGAAGCTTCGGTATATCTTCTTTCCCTTTCCGGAAAAATGAAATCGTTTTCTTAA
- a CDS encoding amylo-alpha-1,6-glucosidase — translation MGYIKFDKKQLINLNYSLSREKLRTNRAGSYASSTIINCNTRSYHGLLVAPQPLIDDNNHVLLADLHETLRSNDFEFHLGSRMYQGDVIEPKGHKYLRDYEMDPIPRLVYRLGNIVLVKELIFTQKEDRILIRYTLEESAGKVTFQFRPFLAFRSVHSLSKSNTYVNTHFKPAKNGVSWQMYQGYSPVYMQFSKKAEYVHVPDWYYNVKYIREQERGYDYLEDLYTPGYFETTLEKGESLVISAALDEENPAYFKRKFVAEIKKRVPRSNFENSLQNAAEEFIIHVKNRTEIIAGYPWFGRWGRDTFISLPGLTLTRGDTKTFHAVVKTMLHELKNGLFPNLGHGKEASYNSVDTSLWFFWALHQYVLMTGSSKGLWQSYGKAMRSILNHYKTGTLHQIKMHDNGLIWAGEPGNAVTWMDAIVAGKPVTGRIGFAVEINALWYEAIRFALQLAEEAGDKNFVSRWKKWPEKIEHSFAAMFWDGQKGVLADYVTYENKDFTIRPNMVIAVSLPFTPATLDMKIGVLGKAKNELLTPRGLRSLSPRFPEYKGKYIGNQEERDRAYHQGTVWPWLLGPFSEAWLNLYGKKGKEFILNRYAAFEEVMTEAGVGTVSEIYDGDPPHEARGAISQAWSVAELLRIKWLTDHV, via the coding sequence ATGGGTTATATAAAATTCGATAAAAAGCAGCTCATCAACCTGAATTACTCGCTGAGCAGAGAAAAGCTGCGGACAAACCGGGCCGGCAGTTATGCCAGTTCTACCATTATTAACTGTAACACCCGGAGTTATCATGGTTTGTTGGTGGCTCCCCAGCCGCTGATTGATGATAACAACCATGTTTTGCTGGCCGATTTGCACGAGACACTGCGCTCTAACGATTTTGAATTTCATTTGGGATCGCGGATGTACCAGGGAGATGTGATCGAACCCAAAGGACACAAATATCTGCGTGACTACGAAATGGACCCCATCCCGCGGCTGGTGTACCGCTTGGGAAATATTGTCTTGGTCAAAGAACTGATCTTCACCCAAAAAGAAGACCGTATCCTGATTCGTTATACCCTTGAAGAAAGTGCCGGAAAGGTAACTTTTCAGTTCCGGCCGTTTTTGGCTTTCCGGAGTGTTCACTCGCTGAGCAAATCCAATACATACGTGAATACCCATTTTAAACCGGCTAAAAACGGGGTGAGCTGGCAGATGTATCAGGGATATTCGCCGGTGTACATGCAGTTCTCCAAAAAAGCCGAATATGTTCATGTGCCCGACTGGTATTACAATGTAAAATATATCCGGGAGCAGGAACGTGGTTACGATTATCTCGAAGATCTTTATACACCGGGTTATTTTGAAACTACCCTTGAAAAAGGGGAAAGCCTTGTAATTTCAGCCGCTCTTGATGAAGAAAATCCGGCTTATTTTAAAAGAAAATTTGTAGCCGAAATCAAAAAACGGGTTCCCCGGAGTAATTTTGAAAACAGCTTGCAAAATGCGGCCGAAGAGTTTATCATTCATGTAAAAAACCGTACTGAAATCATTGCCGGATATCCCTGGTTTGGCCGCTGGGGACGTGATACGTTTATTTCATTGCCCGGTCTTACCCTTACCCGGGGCGATACCAAAACTTTTCATGCCGTGGTAAAAACCATGTTGCATGAATTGAAAAACGGTCTTTTCCCCAATCTCGGTCACGGCAAAGAAGCCAGCTATAATTCGGTGGATACTTCCCTGTGGTTTTTCTGGGCTTTACATCAGTATGTGCTGATGACCGGTAGCAGTAAGGGATTATGGCAAAGCTACGGAAAAGCCATGCGAAGCATTCTGAATCATTATAAAACCGGGACGCTTCATCAGATAAAAATGCACGACAACGGGTTGATCTGGGCCGGAGAACCCGGAAATGCTGTTACCTGGATGGACGCCATCGTTGCCGGGAAACCGGTAACCGGACGGATTGGCTTTGCCGTGGAGATCAATGCGCTTTGGTATGAGGCGATCCGTTTTGCTTTGCAATTGGCTGAAGAAGCCGGTGACAAAAATTTTGTCAGCCGTTGGAAAAAATGGCCGGAAAAAATTGAACACTCGTTTGCTGCCATGTTTTGGGACGGACAAAAAGGCGTGTTGGCCGATTATGTCACGTATGAAAATAAAGATTTCACCATCCGGCCGAATATGGTTATTGCTGTTTCTCTTCCGTTTACCCCGGCTACGCTGGACATGAAAATCGGTGTACTTGGGAAAGCCAAAAACGAACTGCTTACGCCAAGAGGATTGCGCTCTTTGTCGCCTCGTTTCCCGGAGTACAAAGGAAAATATATCGGGAATCAGGAAGAACGCGACCGGGCTTATCATCAGGGAACGGTTTGGCCGTGGTTGCTCGGACCATTTTCAGAAGCCTGGCTGAATCTTTATGGAAAAAAAGGAAAAGAATTTATTCTGAACCGGTATGCTGCCTTTGAAGAAGTGATGACCGAGGCCGGTGTGGGAACGGTTTCGGAAATTTACGATGGTGACCCGCCACACGAAGCCCGCGGAGCGATTTCACAGGCCTGGAGTGTCGCTGAATTGCTCAGAATAAAATGGCTGACAGACCATGTTTAA
- a CDS encoding FliG C-terminal domain-containing protein: MNFDDIKNMSDTAVKKLLREIDLQKLSVAMEGAGEEIRQKILPNLGKRARKQFDELEKELKKVKKSDIKKFKKEIEDKLKDLFGNKK, translated from the coding sequence ATGAATTTCGATGACATCAAAAACATGTCGGATACTGCGGTGAAAAAACTGTTGCGCGAAATTGATCTTCAAAAACTGAGTGTGGCCATGGAAGGCGCCGGCGAAGAAATCCGTCAAAAGATCCTTCCTAATTTAGGTAAACGGGCCCGCAAACAATTTGATGAGCTGGAAAAAGAACTGAAAAAAGTGAAAAAATCAGACATCAAAAAATTTAAAAAAGAAATTGAAGATAAGCTGAAAGACCTTTTTGGCAACAAGAAATAA
- a CDS encoding glycosyltransferase family 4 protein, which translates to MRVLMFGWEFPPHITGGLGTACYGLTKGLSKHGTDIIFVVPKAYGDEDQQVASIRNASGIPFDINDEEYKAYWEHIQYIEIGSNIIPYVSPEYFSKVTQKKQKTGEELISHVFSRHFEFSGTYGGNLMEEVARYALIASALALKENFDVIHAHDWLTYPAGIAAKKSSGKKLVVHMHATEFDRTGGNVNQQVYDIERQGMEEADAVITVSNLTRNIVIEKYGISPEKVFTVHNAVDQNTMKQHRGNTKHFNEKLVTFLGRITFQKGPDYFIEAAYKVLQKDPNIRFAMAGSGDMLFRMIRRVAQLRMADKFHFTGFLQGNDVDHIFSMSDVFVMPSVSEPFGIVPLEAMRSSVPVIISKQSGVAEILHHALKVDFWDIDAMADAIYGLCHYDGLSKMFKKYGRQEVENLKWEDAALKVIDIYNKLLNNNIR; encoded by the coding sequence ATGAGAGTTTTGATGTTCGGTTGGGAATTTCCGCCACATATTACCGGAGGACTGGGAACCGCCTGTTATGGCCTTACCAAAGGCTTAAGCAAACACGGTACCGACATTATTTTTGTGGTTCCGAAAGCCTATGGCGATGAAGACCAGCAAGTAGCTTCCATCCGTAATGCCAGCGGTATTCCTTTCGATATAAACGATGAAGAATACAAAGCTTACTGGGAACATATTCAGTATATCGAAATTGGTTCCAACATCATTCCTTACGTCAGCCCTGAATATTTTTCAAAAGTTACGCAGAAAAAACAAAAAACCGGTGAAGAGCTGATCAGTCATGTTTTTTCGCGTCATTTTGAGTTTTCCGGAACGTATGGCGGTAACCTGATGGAAGAGGTGGCCCGCTATGCACTGATTGCTTCTGCGTTAGCACTAAAAGAAAATTTTGATGTGATCCACGCCCACGACTGGTTGACCTATCCGGCGGGTATTGCCGCAAAAAAATCTTCCGGAAAAAAACTGGTAGTCCATATGCACGCCACCGAATTTGACCGTACCGGTGGAAATGTGAACCAACAGGTTTATGACATTGAACGCCAGGGTATGGAAGAAGCGGATGCCGTGATTACCGTGAGTAACCTGACCCGTAACATTGTCATTGAAAAATATGGAATTTCCCCGGAAAAAGTGTTTACGGTGCATAATGCAGTGGACCAAAACACCATGAAACAACATCGGGGAAATACAAAACATTTTAATGAAAAGCTGGTAACTTTTTTGGGACGGATTACTTTCCAAAAAGGTCCGGATTATTTTATTGAAGCAGCCTATAAAGTTTTGCAAAAAGACCCGAATATTCGTTTTGCCATGGCGGGTTCGGGGGATATGCTATTCCGGATGATCCGGCGGGTAGCCCAGCTTCGCATGGCGGATAAATTTCATTTTACCGGATTTTTACAAGGCAATGATGTAGACCATATTTTCAGCATGAGCGATGTATTTGTGATGCCGTCGGTTTCCGAACCGTTTGGTATTGTTCCGCTTGAAGCGATGCGTTCCAGTGTTCCCGTAATTATTTCAAAACAAAGCGGGGTAGCCGAAATTTTACATCACGCTTTAAAAGTAGACTTTTGGGATATCGATGCCATGGCCGATGCTATTTACGGCCTTTGCCACTACGACGGCTTGTCGAAAATGTTTAAAAAATACGGCCGTCAGGAAGTGGAAAATTTAAAATGGGAAGATGCAGCCCTGAAAGTGATAGATATTTACAATAAATTGTTAAACAACAACATAAGATAA